GGACGCCCATCGACGCCTGCGCCATCCGCATCGTTTCGACCGATGCCCGCAAGCGTGAAATCGCGCGCAGCGGCCACCCGCGCCGCAACGTGCTTTTGTTCTATATGCGATTGAATGGCTCAAAGCCCCCGAGTCTGTCGGGCGGCGCAGCGCGGCGCGAAAACGCCGGTTTCTGATCGTTTGACTATCGGCTGCGCAGAGAAGGTCCGCACTGCTGCTTCAGTTATAGACCTTTGCGACGAGACTGCAATGGCGCCTCGCTGCACTGCAACGCGGCGCGCATCGGCTGACGAGACGCGCCGCTTCGTCGTTTTGCGGCTATCAGCGCAAATTGGTCTTCACCAGTTCGACGATTTCATCGCCGCGGCCGTTGAGAATCGCGCGCAGCATGTAAAGGCTGAAGCCCTTTGCCTGCGACAGCTCGATGGTCGGCGGCATGGCGAGTTCATGTTTGTCCGTGACGACGTCCACGAGCGCCGGGCCCTGATGCGCGAATGCCTGTTTCAGCGCGCCCTCCAGTTCTTCGGAATCCTCGACGCGAAGCGAAAAAATGCCCGCACCTTTCGCGATCTGCGCAAAATCGGTCTTGCTCAGGTCGACGTTCGTGTCGAGATAGCCGCCCGCTTTCAGTTCCATCGAAACGAAACCCAGCAGGCTGTTGTTGTACACGATGACCTTGATGGGCAGATCGAGCTGGCGCGCCGTGAGCAGATCGCCGAGCAGCATCGACAGTCCGCCGTCGCCCGATAGCGACACCACCAGCCGCCCCGGATGTGCCGCCTGCGCGCCGAGCGCCTGCGGCATCGCATTGGCCATCGAGCCATGATTGAACGAGCCGTGCAGTTGCCGCTTGCCGTTCATCGTCAGATAGCGCGCCGCCCAGAGTGTGGGCGTGCCGACGTCGGCCGTAAAGATTGCGTCATCGCCGGCGGCTTCGTCGATCATGCGCGTCAGATACTGCGGATGGATCGGCGCGCCGGGGTCGGAAGGCGTGGCGAGCTCGTCGAGATCGCGGCGCGCTTCTTCATAGTGCGCGGTGGCCATATCGACGAACGTGCGGTCGTCTTTGCGCTTGAGCTTCGGCAGCAGCGAGGCGACGGTCTCTTTCACGGTGCCGACGAGGCCCATTGCGAGCGGCGTGCGCTTGCCGAGCTGCGAGCCCTTCCAGTCGATCTGCACGACCTTTGCGTCGGGCGGATAGAACGGCCGGTAGGGAAAGTCGCAGCCGAGCAGCAGCAGCACGTCGCACGACATCATCGCGTGATAGCCCGAACTGAAGCCGATCAGCCCTGTCATGCCGACATCGAATGGATTGTCGTACTCGATGAACTGCTTGCCGCGCAGCGCGTGGACGATCGGCGCGCCGAGCGTGTCGGCGAGTTTGACCACTTCGTCGTGGGCGCCCGCGACGCCGCTGCCGCACATGATCGTCACCGCTTCGCAGTCGTTGAGCATCGTCGCGAGTTTGGTGAGTTCGCTATCGGGCGGCAGGATCGCGGACGGCGCGGTCTGATTCCAGACGGGCGACAGCGACGGCCCTTCGCTCAAAGCGATATCGCCGGGCAGCACGATCACGGCGACGCCGCGCTGCTCGATTGCGGTGCGCATGGCGCGTTCGAGCACGCGGGGGAACTGTGAAGCGTTCACTATCAGTTCGGCGAAGTGGCTGCACTCCTTGAAGATTTCAGTGGGGTGCGTTTCCTGGAAGTAGCCGAGGCCGATTTCCGTCGATGGAATGTGCGCGGCGATCGCGAGGACAGGTTGCTGGTTGCGGTGGCAGTCGTATAGGCCGTTGATCAGGTGCAGGTTGCCTGGGCCGCAGCTGCCCGCGCAGACGGCGAGCTGGCCGGTCGATGCGGCGTCGGCGCCTGCTGCGAAGGCTGCTGCCTCTTCGTGGCGGGTGTGCATCCAGCGGATCGAGCCGACCTGGTCGAGGCTGAACGCCAGGCCGTTCAAACTGTCGCCTGTGACGCCCCAGATTCGCTTTACGCCTGCGGCGGCTAGGGTTTTTGCAAGGTAATCCGCGATTGTGGTCTTTGCCATGAGCGTTCCTTGAAATGGGTTTTTGGGGTTTTTTTCGTCTGCGACGCTGGGTGGTTTGCTTTGTGAATGCGCTGGCATCCGCGTTATGCCTTCGTGCTTCAAGCGTCGCCCCTGTGCGGGGCGGCACCTACTTTTCTTTGCCGCCGCAAAGAAAAGTAGGCAAAAGAAAGCGGCTAACACCGCCAACATTTCTTCCTGCCTGAGGGCCCCCAACCGGTCCCACGCTTCACACGGCAACCACGTGACTCATGTTAGTTGCCAACGCTCTTGCGGTGCGCCTCACCCGCTTCATGCAACCGCAATCCAGCATGCCGCGCCAGATAGTCCACGGCCGCCCAGGTGGCAAACTGTGTGTAGGCCCTAGTGCCTCGCACGCCTCACTTCGGACCGATAGCGCATACGTTCCACCCTGTAAGAGCGCTACCCTATACGACGCGACAACCTACACACAGTTTGCCACCTGGGCGGCATATACCATTCGCTGACGCCTGCCCGAGTACCGGTATCCGAAGCGGGTGAGGCGTTCATTCGAAGCGCTGGCAACGAGCACCAACCAGGGCACTGCCGTGTGAAGCGTGGGACCGTCTGGGGGCCCTCAGGCAAAAACAAGAACTGGCGGTGTTAGCCGCTTTCTTTTGCCTACTTTTCTTTGCGGCGGCAAAGAAAAGTAGGTGCCGCCCCGCACAGGGGCGACGCTTGAAGCACGAAGGCAGTACGCGGATGCCAGCGCGTACACAAGCAAACCAAACCGGATGCCACCGCAAAGCACAGCGGCCCACCCAGCGTCGCAGACAAACAAAAAAAATCACCACACATACGGCACAAACCGATACCGAACCCGCGCAGCATATTCCGCATAGCCAGCGAGTTGCGCGCACAACATCCGCTCCTCGAGCACTGCGCGATAAGCAAGCCCAACGACCAGCAACGGCACGCAAGCAAGCCCCCAAAAAGAGCCCAGCAACAACGGCGTGCCGACAAGAAACAAAATAGCCCACGCATACATCGGATGCCGCACATACGCATACGGCCCGCTATCGCTAACCTTATGCCCACGCTCGGTCATAATCTTCACAACAGGCGCCGCATAGCTATTGGCACGAAAAACCGACCGCATAGCAACCATGCTAACCAGAATAGCAAGCACGCCCACAACCTGCAGCGATGGGTGCATCGACGACCAATAAAACCGCCGCGCATCGAATCCCATCAGCACGAGCCACCCGCACCACGCAATGGCAACGCACACCATGAAGAACTTGTCCCAAGCGCCCTGCCCGCGTTGAATGAAGGAACCAAGCCGCTCCGCAAGCAACGCCGGATCGTGGCGCGCGAGCCACACCCCGACCCACAGCCCCAGCGCGCCCATTTCGAACAGATAACACCACGCCCCCGGCCACGCGAGCGTGCCCGCCGCGCCGAACAGCACGGCACCCATGCCCGCAAGCCACAACACCGTCTGAACGATGAGCCGCGCGATCATCACGCTCGACCTATACAGCCGCGCCTTCCGTCGACACGCGCCGGTAAATATCCGCGACATCGATATCGCCAAGCTCGATCAGGAACGTGTCCCGCAGGCATATTTCAAGCTCGTGCGCGCTTTCGATCCGGCGCTCGATCGCTTCGCCGTCTATCGAACGCGCGGTAAGACGGTCGTTGAACAGCGTCAGCCGCCCTTCCGGTGTCACGCGGCATACGACGAGACTCGTCGTGAAGAACGACGTGGGATGCGTCGATGTGTACCAGTTCGATACCTCGTAATCGATCCATTCCGCGCGTTGCAGGTCGAAACGATACGTCTTGAGCCACGTTTCGCCCGATTGCACCTCGAGATCGAACGCGCCCTGCGACGCATCGACGAGACGGAATGGCTCGTGTGCGGTCTGTTGCGCGACGCCCGTTTGCAGCCGCAACGGCGAGGTCAACGTGACGGCGCCAAAGCCGACGTCGGCGATCCACGGCTGATCGTCGACAGTCACGCGCAGCAGCATGTGCGTGCGCGGCGTGATCGCGTCCGGTTCGCGGCCCCACAGCACTCGGGCGATCATCGGCGTCACGTCGAAGCCGAGTTGCATCAGCACATGCGCGAACAGCCCGTTTTGCTCGAAACAATAGCCGCCGCGCCGCCGCTCGATCAGCTTGTCGACGACGGCAGGCAGATCCAGATCGACGCGGCGGCCCGTCAGCGGATCGAGGTTTTCGAATGGGATCGACAACGGATGCAGGCGTTGCAGCTCGCGCAACACATCGAGCGTCGCGGCCTGCGGCCCCGTATAGCCGATACGCCTGAAATAGCGGTCGAGATCAAGAGTGCTGGACATCCGGTGCTCCTGGTTAGCGTGGGTGGCGTTGCCGCTGGTTACCTGCTTGTATGCGCGCTGTAGGGATCAGCGACAGCGTACCGTCATTGACCCGCGCCGTGCGCGAAGCCCTCATATGCGAAGGCCCATTTACGAACGGTCGAACGGATGCGCGCCGATCATCGCATCGCGAGCGGCGACGCATGAAGGATTGCAAGACGCTGCGATGCATCACGCGCCGCCCGAGCACCATGAGCGCTCGTCAGAAACCTTTGAGCGCCGAGGTCGCAATGGACGGCACGCTGATGCCATGGCTCGACGCGAACTGCACGGCCGCGCTCAATGTCGACGCGAGCGACTGCAATTGCCCCGGCGCGGACTGCGCGATATACGACGCGGCCTGCGCCGTCTGCGGATTCATGCCCGCTTGCAGCAACGACGACGGATTCATCTGCCCGACGCTGCCGAGACTCGACTGCAGGCTCGAATACTGGCTCACGCCCTGGCCGAGCGATGCGAGGCCGTTGGTGAACGCCTGCTTGTCGACGGGCGTCGACGGGTCCGACGCGCGGCTCGTGAACGCCTGCGTGAGCGTCTGCGATAACGACTGCTGCGTGCTGCCCACCTGCGACAACTGGCTAACCGATGGCGTGCCGCCGCTCAACAGTCCGGATGCCTGCTGCGCCTGGCTCGCGGCGCCCGAGAGCCCCATCGCCGATGCCAGACTCGACTGGCCGCTCAACACCTGCTGGTTGGCGCCGACGTAGGTCTGCAGCAATTGTCCGATCCCGCCCGACGAAGCGGCCGCGCCCGCATTGCCCGACGAATTGCCGCCGCCGATGCCGAATTGCTGAAGGTTCAGTTGCGCAAAGCTCGCGCTGCTCACGAACAGGCCGGTGGCGAGTAGCGCGGCGCAGAGAGTACGTGTTTTCATGGCTGGCCCTCCTGTCATGTGTCTGATGTGTGACGTTCGTCTCGACTTGGTGCTTCGTTTGTGTCCGTTCGACAAACGCGCACGGCACGCGTTCGCGCTTTCGTCAGACGTCATGATGCACGGCAAAACGCGGGCCTGCGTTTTCAACAACTCCGTCAATGCGCGTGGCGGTAGCCGTCGCCAGCATACGGCGTAAGCGCGGCGTGCAAGCCAGGCGTCACGCCCTCGCTCGCGCTTCGCGCGCTTCCCGCGTCTCGCGCGGCGACCCGCGCACCGACAGGTCCTGCATCATCTGCGCGGCGAAATAGTCGCAGGTCGGACGATCCGATTTCGCGCTGCGCGCGACGACGATGTCGAGCGGTTCGATCACGGGCAGACCTTGCTCGGCGCCGAGTATCGCGAGCCGCGACGGCACGCTGCAGCGCGCGAGCGCGATCACGGAAAGCCCCGCATCGACCGTCGCAACGAGGCCGCTCAGGCTCGCGCTGCTGTACGCGGCGCGATACCGGATACGCGCACGGTCGAGCGCCGCGAGCGTATTCGAACGCGCGACGCAGCCGGGCTCGTACAGCCCGACTGGCAACGGCGACACGTTCAGCACGGACGTATCTTCGGATGCTCCCACCCACACCATCGGCTCGCTGCGCACGAATTCGCCGCGCAATTTACGGTCGCGCGTGACGAACGCGAGGTCGATCTTGTTGTCCGCGAGCATCGGCGCGAGCGCGGTGCTCTGCGCGCAGACGATCTCGATCTCCACATGCGGATACAGGTTCGAGAACCGCCGCAACACGGGCGACAGCAGCGACGACACGTAATCGTCCGGCGCGCCGAGCACGACGCGCCCCGTCACCTCGGGCCGCACGATGGCCGACCACGCTTCTTCGTGCAGATCGATCACGCGCCGCGCATATTCGAGCAGCGTATTGCCGGGCCGCGTCAGCGACAGGTTGCGCGTATCGCGAGCAAAAAGCGTCGTGCCGAGCATTCGCTCGAGCCGCTTGATCTGCATGCTGACGGCTGCCTGCGAGCGATGCACGGTGACAGCCGCTTTCGTGAAACTGCCCGCTTCGACGACGGCGACGAAGGTGCGCAGCAGATCGACATCGAACTCGGGGTGCATGATTTATCAATCCGGCTTATGGAATTTCTCAATTTTATTCGTTTGCCACGATAAGGCAACGGATCGATACTCGGATGCATTCAACGCGATCGAGGGATTTACTGCCATGTCTTTGTCGTCGGTATCGTCGATATCGCTCAGCCGAAGCCAGCAAGGCGCGCTCACGCTTGCGAGCGGTGGCCTGCTGATGGGCACGATTGGCGTGTTCGTCGAGGAAGCGCGGCTCGGCGCGCTGACGTTGGTGTTCTTTCGCTGCCTGTTCGGGTTTCTGTCGCTTGCTGCGTATTGCGCATATAAGGGCTACTTCGCGCGCCGTTACTTCACGCGACGTACGGTGCTGCTCGCGACGCTTTCTGGCGTGCTGATGGTGACGCAATGGGTCGGCTTCTTCGATGCGATTCATCGCACGAGTATCGCGGTGGCGACCGTCGTGTTTCATGTGCAGCCGTTCTGGGTCGTGTTGATTGGCGCTGCGCTGTTTAATGAGCGGCTGGGTATCGACCGGTTGGGGTGGATCGCGACGGCGTTCGTCGGGCTTGTGCTTGCCTCGGGCGTCGCGGGAGCGGGGTCATTGCAGGGACATTCGAGCTATCTGATCGGGATTGGCGAGGCGCTCGCCGGTTCCGTGCTCTATGCGAGTGTTACGCTCATTGCCAAGAGTCTTGGCGATCTGCGGCCGCATCTGCTGACGCTTGCGCAATGTGCTGTTGGTGTCGTGTGCTTGCCGTTTATTGCGCCGCTGGGCGCGGAGCATATCGCACCGATGCAGTGGTTCTGGTTGATCGGGATGGGTGTGTTGCACACGGGGCTTTCTTATGTGCTGATCTATGGCGCGCTGCCGAAGCTCTCGACGCCTGTGATTGCGGTTCTGCTGTTCGTGTATCCGCTGACGGCGATTGCCGTCGATGCAATTGTTTATGGGCGTGCGCTTGGTGTTTCGCAGATGGGTGGGATGGTGTTGA
The Paraburkholderia hospita DNA segment above includes these coding regions:
- the poxB gene encoding ubiquinone-dependent pyruvate dehydrogenase → MAKTTIADYLAKTLAAAGVKRIWGVTGDSLNGLAFSLDQVGSIRWMHTRHEEAAAFAAGADAASTGQLAVCAGSCGPGNLHLINGLYDCHRNQQPVLAIAAHIPSTEIGLGYFQETHPTEIFKECSHFAELIVNASQFPRVLERAMRTAIEQRGVAVIVLPGDIALSEGPSLSPVWNQTAPSAILPPDSELTKLATMLNDCEAVTIMCGSGVAGAHDEVVKLADTLGAPIVHALRGKQFIEYDNPFDVGMTGLIGFSSGYHAMMSCDVLLLLGCDFPYRPFYPPDAKVVQIDWKGSQLGKRTPLAMGLVGTVKETVASLLPKLKRKDDRTFVDMATAHYEEARRDLDELATPSDPGAPIHPQYLTRMIDEAAGDDAIFTADVGTPTLWAARYLTMNGKRQLHGSFNHGSMANAMPQALGAQAAHPGRLVVSLSGDGGLSMLLGDLLTARQLDLPIKVIVYNNSLLGFVSMELKAGGYLDTNVDLSKTDFAQIAKGAGIFSLRVEDSEELEGALKQAFAHQGPALVDVVTDKHELAMPPTIELSQAKGFSLYMLRAILNGRGDEIVELVKTNLR
- a CDS encoding methyltransferase family protein, producing the protein MIARLIVQTVLWLAGMGAVLFGAAGTLAWPGAWCYLFEMGALGLWVGVWLARHDPALLAERLGSFIQRGQGAWDKFFMVCVAIAWCGWLVLMGFDARRFYWSSMHPSLQVVGVLAILVSMVAMRSVFRANSYAAPVVKIMTERGHKVSDSGPYAYVRHPMYAWAILFLVGTPLLLGSFWGLACVPLLVVGLAYRAVLEERMLCAQLAGYAEYAARVRYRFVPYVW
- a CDS encoding arylamine N-acetyltransferase family protein; protein product: MSSTLDLDRYFRRIGYTGPQAATLDVLRELQRLHPLSIPFENLDPLTGRRVDLDLPAVVDKLIERRRGGYCFEQNGLFAHVLMQLGFDVTPMIARVLWGREPDAITPRTHMLLRVTVDDQPWIADVGFGAVTLTSPLRLQTGVAQQTAHEPFRLVDASQGAFDLEVQSGETWLKTYRFDLQRAEWIDYEVSNWYTSTHPTSFFTTSLVVCRVTPEGRLTLFNDRLTARSIDGEAIERRIESAHELEICLRDTFLIELGDIDVADIYRRVSTEGAAV
- a CDS encoding LysR family transcriptional regulator yields the protein MHPEFDVDLLRTFVAVVEAGSFTKAAVTVHRSQAAVSMQIKRLERMLGTTLFARDTRNLSLTRPGNTLLEYARRVIDLHEEAWSAIVRPEVTGRVVLGAPDDYVSSLLSPVLRRFSNLYPHVEIEIVCAQSTALAPMLADNKIDLAFVTRDRKLRGEFVRSEPMVWVGASEDTSVLNVSPLPVGLYEPGCVARSNTLAALDRARIRYRAAYSSASLSGLVATVDAGLSVIALARCSVPSRLAILGAEQGLPVIEPLDIVVARSAKSDRPTCDYFAAQMMQDLSVRGSPRETREAREARARA
- a CDS encoding DMT family transporter, whose translation is MSLSRSQQGALTLASGGLLMGTIGVFVEEARLGALTLVFFRCLFGFLSLAAYCAYKGYFARRYFTRRTVLLATLSGVLMVTQWVGFFDAIHRTSIAVATVVFHVQPFWVVLIGAALFNERLGIDRLGWIATAFVGLVLASGVAGAGSLQGHSSYLIGIGEALAGSVLYASVTLIAKSLGDLRPHLLTLAQCAVGVVCLPFIAPLGAEHIAPMQWFWLIGMGVLHTGLSYVLIYGALPKLSTPVIAVLLFVYPLTAIAVDAIVYGRALGVSQMGGMVLIVVASLGVNLGWPLVSVLRLRAS